The genome window ACCCAATGACAGGACTTGGCCCCTCTTCCTCAAGCCCCAGGCTCAGAGCCCTACCTCCCACGGTCCCTCCTGGCACCACCTCACCTTTCTCAAAGTCTAtctcctcctcagcctcctctcGGGTGCTCAGATCTGTTATAGTGGGCTCATCCATTCCACCTGGGGAGAGGTTGGACAAATAGGATTCATGGGGTGGGAGTGACACGAGAGGGGTGGAGACTAAGGGCTCCCTCCCCTACCATCCCATTTCCACAAGCATCACCTGGCCAGAAAGGGTACTGTGTTGGATTCCCCCACAGGGACTGGGAGATGGGTGCTGGTGGCCGGCGAAGAGACAAGGAGGTTGTGGATGACAAGTTTGTATTTTCTAGCAGAACCTGAGGCAAGAGAATAGAGCGCCAGTGAGGCTGGGCTTCCCTCTGACCCCACCTTCTCCCAACTCTGCTTCTGGTGGCCCACGACCACTTACCTCCTTGTAGCCTAGTATCTGGCCTGTGGTTGGGTGTCTTTGGGCCTGTAGGTCGGAGGGGACTGGGGCCCCCAATGTGGCCAGGAGAGACCAAGGATCCATCTTCCTCTGCCATTTCCTGGACAGAAGCAAAGTAATGTTCAggtcttctttctcctctgtcccAGCTTCCTTCAGGGACCCACCTGCCAAGCCCAGGCCCTTCTAGACCCCTCACCGGGCTGAGTGCTCTACACCATGCAGAGGCAGCCAGGCTGGAGATGACAGAAACAACCGCTCTGCTTCCTGCTGCAGATCTGGGGCACAGGGAGGGAGGCCGTGGGGAAGCTGGAACAAAGGCACGAGGTAAGGGAAGAGAGTAAGACACAAAAGAGAAGGTGACGCGACTTGTATTTAGATCAGATATGGGAGACGTCCAAGACTAGGACAATCAGGATGAAGCACTATTTTCCAAAGGCTGTTCTGTTTTACAGAACAAACAGTCTGCAACTGAATTACCTAGGATTCTGATTAATAATACAGATTTTGGATTTCTGAATCTATGGACCTAAGAACTAGTATTTTTGAAAAGCTCCCCcaccaattgtgtgtgtgtgtgcacactcagttgtgttcaaccccatggattgtggcccgccaggctcctctgtccatgggattttcactAATCATGAGGCACACTGATATATGAGAATCTCTAGTTTTAGGAAAAGGGGGTCCCAGGCCTAAGGATGAAGAGCCAGGTGTTCAAAGGCTAGCATCTCAGTCACTAAGTGCCCTAGTGCTTGGAGACAGAACAGGACTCCCGGGAGAAAACAGCAGTTTGAAAGAGCAGTTCTCAGAACTAAGGTTTCCCCGGGGCTCCCTGCTCTGTCTTCTTATGGGTTCTGACCCACTGCAGGTCCACTGGGTTGGAGTCTGTCCAGCACTAGTCTAGGCTCGGATGACAAGTGTCCAGAGACAGGACAGCCGAGTCAGCTCAGATCCTACTGGGAGGAGGATGAAGGAGGTTTTAAGCTCAACAGGGTCAAGGTTAGGGTGAAACGGCACTCACGGTGCTCTCTGGAGCCCCAGGCACATTCAGCAGCTCCCAGCGCCCCGTGCATCCCAGCTCTACGGCCCGAAGGGGCAGGTCCAGGGGATCTGGGGGAGGTAGCACTACAGAGGAAAGGCGACAGGTCAGGGGTTACGGGTGATTCGCTGTCTCCTCTGTctttccaccccctccccctcaccGAGTCGCTCCGTCTCCATCATCCTGGAGCCACCGCAACTGCCGGGCAGCCGAGAAACGTAAGGAGGAGCCGGAACCGGCGGAAGTAGAAGCGACTTCCGGCACAACCAGACCTGGGGGCGGGGATAAGAGCTACTTAGGGGCTGACCTAAACTGGTGGGAGGCCGGGCGGACGTGTGTGCGGCGCGGGCCGCCTTGGTTACCGCGTTCTCCGCCCCTCGCTACGTCATCGCTCTGAGCCCGGGATCCGCTGCCCGCGCGGGCGCCGCCCGAGACCGTGGGGCCCCGGTTGCCGCCCCCTCAGGTAAGGCCTTCTCCTCAGCCTTCGCCCCTCTTTTTCCGAGCTCCTTCTGTCTTCTTGCCCCTTTCGTTGCTCTGAGAGCGCTGCGCGggttccactgtttcctctgcttttcgGACCCCGCAATTCCatactaactccagaaagatagGGGGGTCTGGTGCCATCGTCTTGGCGACGGAGGGGGTATTTATCTCTTCCTGGGCCACAAGATGCCCCAAGGCACTGGTATCCGTGATTCCTGAAGACAGAAGGGAATGCTGGTTGATCCCGACGAGCTGGGGTTTGGACGGCAGCCTGGTTTAAGCAAGGGATAGGGAGAGGCAAAAGATAGGAGTAGGCAGGCCTGAAGGGGTGGGATCGGGATCAGTGTGGACGGCATGTGAACTCTGGGCGGTGACAGTGGAGAAAGATGTCTTGGGCCCTGCCCCCGAACCAGGAGCCACCATGTTGGTGATACCCCCCGGACTGAGCGAGGAGGAGGAGGCTCTGCAGAAGAAATTCAACAAACTCAAGAAAAAGGTGAGGGAGTGTGTGTGGGCATGGCCCAAACTTTCAAAGACTCTACACTGAGAACACCTGGGGTGAGTGTGAGGGGATGCGGGGTGGGGACTCCTCTAGCTAATACCTGGAGGCTTATCATCTCTCTGTGTAACTTCAGAGATGGACTTTCCCAAGTgtgtactttcttttctctcttttctgtgtGGTCTGCCATGGAGTTGTCTTCCTTTCCCATGGCTTTTAGTACCACCTAAGAACTGGTGATCCCAAGCTTGGTTTTTCCAATGCCATCTAGTGTCTTACTGATAACTTTCACATATCCAAAACTGAAGCTGTCCTCTTGTCTGTGCTAAATTTGGTCTTCCAAAAAGGACTGTCTGCATTCACTTCTTCGATTTGTTTGAGATGAATATCTCATCACTTGCACAATTTGTGTAGCCAAACGTTTGCcaagtcttcatttttcttttaaagtaatttcttctgttttgttttcctatgTATTCCCTAGATCTGGTCTTTGCTGATGCTCACTTTGACTGTTGTAATGGTCTCTCAACAAGATTCTTCTCTTGGACAGACTTTCACTCCTGTTAAAACGATGCATTGAAAATACTAAACACTGCCCTTCTTTTTTCAAAACACAATGGTTTCTCATTGCCTACAAAAAGCTTTAATCTGGCCTTTCTTCCTATAGAACTATCCCTTGGTCCCAAAACATGCATTCTCAAAACCTtcttatgtctgcatctctgccaccttgttttctttgtctaaaaTGCCTTTTCCTCTCAGCCTGCATTATGTAGATCCTACTCAGGACCCGGTTTAATAACCATTTGCATCAGAAAAATCTTACTTGCTTTCAGCTCCAATCTGCACTTATGATCAGTCTTGACAGTTCAGTCAGGTCATCATCTTTCTCAGCCTGTGAGCTCAGGAGGAGgatctgtgtttctttcttttgcaaaTCTCTGTTTCAGAGCATTGGTGTGTTCTTATTAAACATGTAGGGATGGTTGGACGAAGCCCCTAAGAAGGCATGGAGGCTTATACTAAACTGCAGTGTATATCCGGGGGCCATGGTCTGTGTTCCTTGTTTTCAACTTGAAAAATATGAGACTCTGCAAAGCCTCTGGATACTATGGTTTAGAGTAGGTATGGCTGGTGTATGTGATCTGAGGGACTATATGTGAGAGGCAGGTCAGCTGCAGTGTACCTCCCCAGGGCCACCGTTTGCATTATTTTCTCTCAGAAAGGTAGACCCGGAGTGATGTGCCCAAGGGCCTTGGGAGAAGACCTGGCCAGGGATTGGCCCTCATCAATCCCTCTCTTCTCACTCTTGTTCCCAGAAAAAGGCATTGCTGGCTCTGAAGAAGCAAAGTAGCAGCAGCACAGCCAGCCAAGGCGGTGTCAAACGCTGTGAGTGACGGGGGAGGCGGGGATAGGCTGAAAGTAAGCACACCAGCTGACCTCTGGCCAACATAATAAACCTCTTTCCCTTGCCCCTTCAGCACTGTCAGAGCAGCCTGTGGTGGACACGGCCACGGCAACAGAGCAGGCAAAGCAGCTGGTGAAGTCAGGAGCCATCAGTGCCATCAAGGCCGAGACCAAGAACTCAGGCTTCAAGCGTTCTCGGACCCTAGAGGGGAAGTTAAAGGTGAGCACAGGCAGAAAGATTGTTCAAGGGATCCTTCACATCAGAGGGCATCCTTCCAGGTTGGAATGAAGGTAGGTGTGGGGGGAAGGTAATGCCAGTTCAGTCATGGACAAGTTGCTGTGCCATTCTGAGCTTCAggtttcttatctataaaatgaagaaactagACACCTCCCAGATTCTCCTCCATTTTATGTATTCTGTGACTCTAATCCATCATGTAATAGATTTGTTGGATTGTGTTCTCTAATTAGTTGAAAAGGCTGAGAAGGTCATCAGGTTCAAGATGTTTTTAGTAAACTAAATGCTTCAAGTGTTTATTAAGTCTTTTATGTAAAATAACACATAGTCAagtgagaaacaaaaaaaaaaaggccaggggAGCCAAGAGGAGGGTGAGGGAAGAGGAGCCCCCCAACCCCCGATAGGCGGCCTCCTGCTCCCCCACTGAGGTAGGTCTCTCCCACTTTCCCAGGACCCTGAGAAGGGGCCGGTCCCCACTTTCCAACCGTTCCAGAGGAGCGTATCTGCTGACGACGACCTGCAGGAGGTAATGGTTTCTAGTTTTCTGTCTCTGAGGAATGGGGgattgagaaaaatgagaaatccaCATATTGAAGGCCATATGCCAGCCACTCAGACTTGTCTTAACTGTTCTTGGTCTCTTTCAGTCGTCCAGACGTCCACAAAGGAAATCTCTGTATGAGAGGTTAGAGAAAGATAGGTCGGGATCCCAGTTGGCGGGGTTTGGGGGGCACGAGATGCTTGCCTGGGTCCTCAGGAGGTTTGGGACTGAAGTGGGAAGAGCTGGGGCTGCAGAGGGGGTGTCGAGTCTGCGTGGGATCCGGGAAGACAGGGTAAAGGCTCCCTTCAATCCTCATCGTCTGCTGCTCCCCAGCTTCGTGTCTTCTAGTGATCGGCTTCGGGAACTGGGGCCAGatggggaagaggcagagggcccaggagctggtgatggcccCCCTCGAAGCTTCGACTGGGGCTACGAAGAACGTGGTGGTGCCCGTtcctcagcctcccctccccgAAGCCGCAGCCGGGACCGCAGTCGTGAGCGGAACCGAGACAGAGACCGAGATCGGGATCGAGAGCGAGACCGGGAGCGGGACCGAGACCGTGATCGAGAGCGGGACAGGGACCGAGAGCGGGACAGGGACCGGGACCGGGAGCGCGACCGAGAGGGCCCTTTCCGCAGTGAGTGTTCTTGGCTAGTGGGAAGTGACTTCAGATACGGTGTAGGTGGGTCCTACTGAAGTGTACTCTACAGTGGAGGATAAGCTAAGCCTATGTCTCATGACTGGATTCCGATGTTCCATAGGATCAGACTCGTTCCCTGAACGCCGGGCACCTCGGAAGGGAAACACTCTCTATGTGTATGGAGAAGACATGACACCCACCCTCCTCCGTGGGGCCTTCTCTCCCTTTGGAAACATCATTGACCTCTCCATGGACCCACCCAGAAAGTAAGGACAACAGTGGGTTGTCCTAGGAGGACCTGGGGTGTGAGACCTGAGGGAGGAAGCTGGCCTGTCTCCACAGCCTGTAACACTGGGTTTGCCTGGGTCCTGAGGAGCCCATAGGCCCTCTACTGACCCTGTGTTTTCTCATCCCAGCTGTGCCTTCGTCACCTATGAAAAGATGGAGTCAGCAGATCAGGCCGTTGCTGAGGTTGGGACTTCCCAGATCTGTTCTTCCTACCCCTCCTGCTATCTTCatattttctctctaaaatattGGGGGCCAGGAGGAAATCATTTCCTCTTGACAAAGAAAGTGTTTCCCTATTCATGCAGGAAACCTTATATTCTTAAGTCCCTACTTACTCTATTCTTAGGATGACAGCTCCTGGAAACCTTCTTTTGGCTTGTCTATAATGTTTGCCCCCATCCTCTGCCCACTCCCTCTTCTGCCCCAGCTCAACGGGACCCAAGTGGAGTCTGTACAGCTCAAAGTCAGCATTGCCCGAAAACAGCCCATGCTGGATGCCGCCACGGGCAAGTCTGTCTGGG of Cervus canadensis isolate Bull #8, Minnesota chromosome 28, ASM1932006v1, whole genome shotgun sequence contains these proteins:
- the NELFE gene encoding negative elongation factor E isoform X1; amino-acid sequence: MLVIPPGLSEEEEALQKKFNKLKKKKKALLALKKQSSSSTASQGGVKRSLSEQPVVDTATATEQAKQLVKSGAISAIKAETKNSGFKRSRTLEGKLKDPEKGPVPTFQPFQRSVSADDDLQESSRRPQRKSLYESFVSSSDRLRELGPDGEEAEGPGAGDGPPRSFDWGYEERGGARSSASPPRSRSRDRSRERNRDRDRDRDRERDRERDRDRDRERDRDRERDRDRDRERDREGPFRRSDSFPERRAPRKGNTLYVYGEDMTPTLLRGAFSPFGNIIDLSMDPPRNCAFVTYEKMESADQAVAEDDSSWKPSFGLSIMFAPILCPLPLLPQLNGTQVESVQLKVSIARKQPMLDAATGKSVWGSLAVQNSPKGCHRDKRTQIVYSDDVYKENLVDGF
- the NELFE gene encoding negative elongation factor E isoform X2 is translated as MLVIPPGLSEEEEALQKKFNKLKKKKKALLALKKQSSSSTASQGGVKRSLSEQPVVDTATATEQAKQLVKSGAISAIKAETKNSGFKRSRTLEGKLKDPEKGPVPTFQPFQRSVSADDDLQESSRRPQRKSLYESFVSSSDRLRELGPDGEEAEGPGAGDGPPRSFDWGYEERGGARSSASPPRSRSRDRSRERNRDRDRDRDRERDRERDRDRDRERDRDRERDRDRDRERDREGPFRRSDSFPERRAPRKGNTLYVYGEDMTPTLLRGAFSPFGNIIDLSMDPPRNCAFVTYEKMESADQAVAELNGTQVESVQLKVSIARKQPMLDAATGKSVWGSLAVQNSPKGCHRDKRTQIVYSDDVYKENLVDGF